One Ensifer adhaerens genomic region harbors:
- a CDS encoding substrate-binding domain-containing protein: MNWNLKRRTLVATLGFTALTTLGAALSPALAAEKTFALVQINQQALFFNQMNEGAQKAADAAGAKLVIFNANNDPAAQNSAIETYIQQKVDGIAVVAIDVNGIMPAVNQAAEAGIPVVAIDAILPEGPQKAQIGVDNATAGADMGKFFLEYIKANADGKAKIGVVGALNSFIQNVRQEGFEKTIKDVDGISSAGVVDGQNVQDNALAAAENLITGNPDLTAIYATGEPALMGAIAAVESQSKQDSVKVFGWDLTAQAIAGIDAGYVTAVIQQDPAAMGAAAVDALKKVSDGGSVEKTIAVPVTIVTKDNVEPYRAIFK; this comes from the coding sequence ATGAACTGGAATTTGAAACGCAGGACTTTAGTCGCCACGCTTGGTTTCACGGCATTGACGACCCTCGGCGCTGCTCTCTCGCCGGCCCTTGCCGCCGAAAAGACCTTTGCACTCGTGCAAATCAACCAGCAGGCGCTTTTCTTCAATCAGATGAACGAAGGCGCGCAGAAGGCGGCCGACGCTGCCGGCGCGAAGCTCGTCATCTTCAATGCCAACAACGACCCGGCCGCGCAGAACAGTGCGATCGAAACCTACATCCAGCAGAAGGTCGATGGCATCGCCGTCGTCGCAATCGACGTCAACGGCATCATGCCGGCGGTCAACCAGGCAGCCGAAGCCGGGATCCCCGTCGTCGCCATCGATGCGATCCTTCCGGAAGGCCCGCAGAAGGCGCAGATCGGCGTCGACAACGCAACGGCCGGCGCCGACATGGGCAAGTTCTTCCTCGAATACATCAAGGCCAACGCCGATGGCAAAGCCAAGATCGGTGTCGTCGGCGCGCTGAACTCCTTCATTCAGAACGTTCGCCAGGAGGGATTTGAAAAGACCATCAAGGATGTCGACGGTATCAGCTCGGCCGGCGTCGTCGATGGACAGAACGTGCAGGACAACGCGCTCGCTGCCGCCGAGAACCTGATTACCGGCAATCCCGACCTGACCGCAATCTATGCGACCGGCGAGCCGGCCCTGATGGGTGCCATCGCCGCGGTCGAAAGCCAGAGCAAGCAGGATAGCGTGAAGGTCTTCGGTTGGGACCTGACGGCCCAGGCGATCGCCGGCATCGACGCCGGCTACGTCACCGCCGTGATCCAGCAGGACCCGGCTGCCATGGGTGCCGCTGCCGTCGACGCCTTGAAGAAGGTCTCCGACGGCGGCAGCGTCGAAAAGACCATCGCCGTGCCGGTAACGATC